The following nucleotide sequence is from Oreochromis niloticus isolate F11D_XX unplaced genomic scaffold, O_niloticus_UMD_NMBU tig00008009_pilon, whole genome shotgun sequence.
GGTGTGCGTGGTGTGCTATGGTGTATCAGAGACTGTATTTGGCGAGTGGAGTGTGATGGGAAGCACCATCATCTTGGTCCACTCGTACTATAACGTCTGGCTCAGAGCCCAGCTGGGCTGGCAGAGCTTCCTGCTCAGGAGAGATGCTGTACACAAGATAAAAAGCCTCCCTACAGCTAGCAATACACAGCTGGAGCAGTATAATGACATCTGTGCTATCTGCTTCCAGGTATGaacagtttttatgtttatctaaAGAGGATGCATGACCCAGACTTAATCTGGGGCTGGAGCCAGGCAAACTCTACTGGTCCATCATCACAATCTAACCCACCAACTCCCCATTCAGTGGAACCTCCTCCacgtcctccacctcctcctccattcaACCCCTGAGCTccattttaacacacacacaacatacatacatgcatatataATTACACAATCTAAATAATCCCCTATTCTACTTGTCCAGCTGTTTGCTGTTGGCTCTCCCATCATGTCCAACTTCATATCCATGTTATGTTTCAAATGATCTAAAACAATCTCTAAGCAGAAATTCATCACTcggcattaaaaaatgtaaaaaaagaggacaatgaTCGCAGCTTTACAAAATGTTAGTACTCGTTAGGCAGTTGTCTTGGAGCAGTGAAACGTATCCCATGATAGGTGTAACCCATGCCAGCAGTGATTTCATCACAGGTGCAgttgttttccacatgttcTTTCACAGGGATTCaaatttaatacaaaaacagGATGCACTAATCTCATCTCAGAATGAATTGGGAATTTTACACCATGtccagaaaatgtgaaaatcggATTTCCATCatggctttttctttctttttttctccctacaGTCATGCTTTTACCCCTTACCTTTTGATGCCCGACATTTAGGGCGATGGTTGCTCCTGCCTTTGTTTGTACAGCTTTAACTTTCACCGCTGTATATTTCATAGTGTTTGGGTGCCACGATTTATCTAAAAATTGATCAGACTATCGATTACTGATGGTTGTATTTTATACCGTGACAAAGTCTTAACATTTCATAACGTCTAGAAATTCtccacattttttgtttttcactgctgGGTGTCAGTAGTGTTGTGATTTAGTGAATACTGAGCGTTAGCAGACTGAATGTTGTTTATTGACATTCACATGACCTAAAGCCTGGTGCTAAGCAGAGGACACATGGTATGGTCTAGCTGAGGGGTGCAGTGTGAACTCTTGGTTCACATTGAAGAACTTACATGTGTCAAGCTTTTGCTTTTATACTACTTCAATATCTGATTCAGACTTGTTTGGCTggtcccagcaaaaaaaaaactgttctaTTCCTCATCGCCAAACTTTTGTATTACTGTTAAAGCAACTTTATTGTTAAGGTCACACGCTGCAAATGGACTAAGGGGAAGATGGAGAGACGAGGTATAAATTAGTCCACAGAGCTGAAAAGGAGCTCGGATTTTGGCCTCATTAGCTCTAGTTTATGGTTCTCACTCGTGCTTACTGTTGCAAGCTTAGCTCACTCACAGATCAACCAATCATTCACATTGTTGGTTGCTGATGGCAGGAGCCAATCAGCTCCTTTCATTAGAGACCCTGTATTTTCTAAGACCATTAGCGTTTTCCTGCTCGTCAGTCAGTTTACTCCATAAATTGTTGATACCAGCAAACTGAGCCacagcttcttttttccccacaaaaacacactcttTCTTTTTGCTACTGCATTTAGCAGATGAAGCACGGCGAGGAAGAAATATGCTTTGAAACGAGTGTGAAAGACTGATAACTTTAGGATGCCAAGTCCTGATGCACACTTATATGTAGACCTTGCTGCCACTCTGACCACAGAACGTGTTTGTCCCCAGTGTGCTATAACCTTGCAaccaatgtgttttttctaccttgtgttttttcttttggggttATATTTACACTAATGTCATTTTTTACTAGCAATGATCCAAAGCTGTTCTGTGGATGTCGGCAACCAAATACCCTCTGATGTCTGTGTACGAGGAAACGGCCcaatctgtttgtgtgtaatgaacACAAATGTTGCTCTGTACGTAATCTATATTAAACCAGAGGTGTgttgataaatatatatatatatacatatacataagtAAGACGAGGGCTTGGTTTCTCCAaagtttcctttctttgtttcttcacGTGCCTGAGAGCAAAGAGAATTTTTGGATAAGAAGCTGCTGGGAAATCAAGCCCTCTGATCTGAGACCAGCCAGTGTTGCTGCTTCTCCAGTCTATATGACGCATCTTTTAAGCTGGTGTGATCACTCTGCTGCCCTCTACTGTTAGGAGTGGGCTCAGCATGGAGACGCATTAATTAGCGCTCAGCAGTATTACTTACTAGCACTATTATTAAAGGTCTTATTAGTATGAATGACCATATTCTTGACATTGGGAAGCGTGGGCTGCAGGGTTGAGAATGAATACACGATCAGTGTAGGATCAAACCTGACCAACGctgctttgactttttgtgtttatttttttaaagagatgaaatggagagtttgatgtattttgcacatgttcttctGAAAGGTGAACCTAAGGGATTTTCTGTACACACCTTCTTATTTTAATACCAACACCATTCCTttgacattgatttttttttttttcgaactGCTGTTCGATACTGTTGCCTCTGACTGACAGATGTGTAGAGATGAATTGTAGTTGTGGGGCTGCTCTCCCCGACACTCCCTGCAGATTTTGTTTAAGATGAATTGTTTTTGTCCATTGAGTTTGTCCAAACACAGCTTTAGGACCTGCTCTGTTTAATCTGGCTCTCAGTGCCATTTCTTTTCTGTTAAAATgcttcatatttgtttttttggactttatGCCTGTCATTGCCTTGGTTATTTTACCAAAAATAATGTTAATCAAATAATAATGGGTGTAGTTTGTAAGGTCAAGAGCAGACAAAGAATGTATTGAAAAAGCTATTACAATCAGTTTCTTTGAAAAGTctcatttatttgtacattttggcGACAACGCATCACGTGACTGAACTGACTGTGAGGTACTGcaacagcagagggcagcaatactgtagaaaacatgccAGCTCCCCAAAAACGAAGCCCAAACGTCTCTATCGCtgcctggtgtctggctgcagtataggtcatgaACAACCCCTCCTCTAtattagcggatgggactggggtcagactaaaataaagaaaaaaacttctcCTCAGATCATTTTAACGCctccgttacagaatttcagctgtcattttcactcaagtctccatagactttggagcaactgtgttgcttcgaggccatttgcgagaaaacggcaactcctacaataatgacagtgtcattttgtgaaaggcaagaaaagtacctacgttttgatgtataatttgtgttaatgaaggcaaaattgagcgtttgttcggacatg
It contains:
- the LOC109199114 gene encoding RING finger protein 145-like, translating into MAYMICQFFHMDFWLLIIISSSILTSLQVAVCVVCYGVSETVFGEWSVMGSTIILVHSYYNVWLRAQLGWQSFLLRRDAVHKIKSLPTASNTQLEQYNDICAICFQQMKHGEEEICFETSVKD